AACGGATATGGATTCTTAATGGTTTTCCAATTAAAAGTCTACTTTCTGAACTTTGGCTTGTTATTAGATAGTTCCCTAAGCCCAGTGCACGCATAAGCTAATACAATTTTCACAGTCACTCTGTAATGTAATAATAATacttattcaatttattttcaagGAAACTAAGACAGAGTATCCAAAACTGTGCCTTGAGTTACACACATACCTGCCTTAGTATTGTAAATTAAAGCACAAAGGGACTGTGATAACCGTGTCTGTTAGCATTGCCTTCCAAAGTTTGGAAGCAGTCAACAGAATGTAATCAAAGTCAGTATTTTTCCCCAGTGTATACAGTATATGTCTGTGAGACTGGaatcaagaaaacagaagaaaataaaaggccagAAAGCACGGAAATAACTAAGCAGAGCTGGGAAAGGCCTGGTACAATGTATTGATGGATTCCATGTCAGGGCTTAGAATTACCAGTGGGCAGATGCCATGCTGGATGCCAGTGCATCAGTATGCAGTAACTCATTGATTTTGTCCTAGGATACTGTTTGCTCTGAAATTATAACTTAATTTGTACAGTTTTTCCCAGTCTGTAATTTTACAATAGCATATACTTTTACTAAGGGACaggcaattatttttctttaagagccAGATAGTAAATACTTTTGAGTTGTCAGTTTTCCAGGTTCTATAAGAACCTTTATCTTTGTAACACAAATGTAACCATTTCTAGTATGGGAAAATATGCCTAAGGTTCTACTCTGGTAGAAACATGCCTGCAGAAACAGATTCCAGATCTTATTTGGCCCAAAGAGTGTATGTGAACCAAGAATTTGGTAGTCCACACATGGATGCAAAACTTATGTATATGCATAAGCAACAGAAACCCCACTCTCCATCCTCCcacttcccacctcccacccacctacccacatgagcgtgcgcatacacacacacacacacacacacacacacacctttatacaattttattttaagtaacgTTTATTTTATTCTAGTGTTTTGAGAATAACATCACTTAAAATCATCCcttagaaaaaaatctctgtcTTTCCCGGACAGTAAGCATGCAACCACAGCATCccaaatgcacagaaaaaaaaaagattaattctcATACAAGCTTTCTATTCTTTGGATTggcatacttttaaaatttttatttttagtgacttCTATTGCTACATCCTGACACATAAAATGTATACACAGTGTACTCTCTCTGAGTGGATTTGGCAGAGACAACTTCATAAAATCTGAAGAGGGCAGAAATCAAGGAACAAATGTCAGTTAAGCGTCCTGAAGatggaataaaaaattaaacatatcaTCTCTTTAGAAGGGAcgaaaaaagaactgaaaataatgtTAAGCGGATTATTACTTTTTCAGAAatgtttattccatttttatggataaaaatatataaactatatagtATCTGAAATCTTCTCactagacagttgtgagtgctAGCCAAATTGAAACAAATCTGTTAGATATGTGAGATCAATATTACTCATGCTTGTCAGTCTTTCTTAAATATAGCACTCAGGTATTTTTGTTATGTAATGGACAAAAGAAGTCAGAACACTACTGCTAGAAATTTTATGATCCATATACAATGTAAAAATTCACAAGTACCATGAGTTCTTCATAAACCAGGCAAATTGGAAAATCCATGGTAGGCCACATTCACCATTGATTAGAGGGTTGAATTCTGGGGAAGATGGGCCCATAAAAATCTATGGCTCACAGACACCTGTGTTTCTTGGTGATTCTCAGGACAATAAATGTTCTTTAGAGAAGANNNNNNNNNNNNNNNNNNNNNNNNNNNNNNNNNNNNNNNNNNNNNNNNNNNNNNNNNNNNNNNNNNNNNNNNNNNNNNNNNNNNNNNNNNNNNNNNNNNNaagaagaacaagaacaagaacaagaacaagaagaacaagaacaagaagaacaagaacaagaagaacaagaagaagaacaagaagaagaacaagaagaagaacaagaagaagaagaagagaaagaatatgaagttgggtcATTATAGAGGTAGGGAGAATAGGGGAGGAACAGGAGGATAAAATCAAAGTACACTgtataaaaaattcaaataaaaaaggttaaaaacaCATAAAGTTTGGAAGGAGAAGTGGTGGTGGAGGATAGGAAGGAATTGGATAGGAGAGTGGGAGATGGTTGTCTTTAAAACAcattacatatgtgtatgaaattatcaaacaataaaataaaatagacctgTAAGGGGCTTGAAAACAGGGAGGCGAAAGTGCTCTGACTTCTCTCTTTGCAGCTTTCCATGGTTCATAGGCTAGTTTCTCAAAAACAAGGATGTGTCCATGATGTTTGCTGGTTTCCAATTTAAAGGGTAGACCATGGCGGTATTACTTACTTAGACCTCCAGTCACCGAGGCACCTTTGTTTCCCATCTCATTCTCTTCAAACTAGGGAAAACCTCCATTCCATCTTCCAATGTGTTTGATCACAGTGTTGCTCAAGAACACTGAGCTCCAAGTTTTTgggtttctcttggttttctgtaTCATAGCTCACTGTTCGCCATCTCAACATTTGTCCAGTGTACCCTTCCAATCTTCCTGTAACTAATCTCAATATCTTCTGGATCATTCTCCAAAATTCAGTTTGAACTGCAACCTCATAACCAGCCTAGGTTCTAGAAATTAacacatttcaatttttttctgcctccccCGCAAAAAAATCCCCTgaactttatttgttttttttttttttttttttttgctgtggttATTTCCTCAAATATGTGTCCTCATCCACTCCTATATTAGTAGATTCCGGGACTTTATTTCTTCTCCAACAAGTTTTCAATTTATCCTCATCCAGGACTACTTTTGTTGACTATTTCACATATTATTATTGAAACATCTAGTTTATGATTGACACAAGTAACCAGTTAAATCTTTCAATTTTCCAATGGGTGGATTATAAATATGTAGACTCTATAGAGTCAATTCAGCAAAGCCTTAATCCTCTGTTTAACCCTCTTAACAGCTTCCTTCACCTCCTTGTTGCGAAGGGTATAAATAATAGGGTTGAGGAAAGGGGTTAGAAACGTGTATACCAGGGCAATAAGCTTGCCTCTGCCCTCAGCTCGGATCTCTGGTGGCCCTACATAGACAATGAAGGCAGAGCCGAAGAACAGAGTCACTACAGTTATAtgggaggagcaggtggagaaggctttTGCACGGCTGGCAGCTGAAGGCAGTTTCAGCACAGCTTTAACAATACCCCCATAGAGTCCCAAGATAAGGACAAGGTTGCATGTATTGATCATACCGATCACAGTAATATAAACCCGAGCGTGCCAGCTTGTGTCCACACATGCCAACTGCATGACTGGTGCGAGGTCGCAAAAGTAATGGGCTACCTCTTTCAAGCAATAGGGTAACGTGGCAGTGAGACTGGCAGGCACCAGGGCAGCTGAGAAGCCAGCCACCCATGTACCGGCAACTAGCCGTAGCTGTACCTGTCTACTCATGAGTACATGGTAGTGAAGTGGGCGACAAATGGCCAGGTAGCGGTCCAGAGCCATGACACCTAACAGGTAGCACTCAGTCATGCCCAAGGAATGGAACACATACAGCTGGACAAAGCATGCAGTCGACGCGATGGGTGAACGTCCATGGAGCAGGGTATGTAGCAAGGTGGGCACTGTGGTGCTGACATACCAGAGTTCCAGGAAGGAGAGGACACTGATaaagaagtacatgggagtggACAGCCCCGAATCTGCTTGAACAAGGACAATGATGAACAAGTTCCCTGCAAGTGTGAGGAGATAGATACACAAGATTCCGAAGATTGCAAGATGTTGCAGGGTACCAGTGGGAGTAAAACCAGCAAGGATGAAGGTGTGGGTCCAGGTGTGGTTAACATGATCCATGATTCCTGGGAATGAGAGATAAAGGCACCAAATGAGCAGCTTTAGGCTTTTTACTCTTGAAATAAAAGATGAGATGACACAAGCAAAGAAATAGCACAGTCTACCCAATACATTCCCTCTAGTCTATAAAAGAGGAGTCAATACTAGAATTCAGGAGTGATTTGCTCGATATCTGTTCCTTTCTCCATGAACCACCAATTGTAGACTATGAGAGAAGTGCCTGGGGTCTagaatttttctcctttctgcatgaacaaagcaagacaaaaaataaaaactaaacaagagGTAGGAAAATTCTCTCTCATCCACCTACCATACCTAAGGAAATGTTCCTATGATGTTATAAAATAATGTCCTGTACTATATACTGACTCCAATGACCAGAGTGCAGTAGGAAAAAGAGACTTGCTTTTTCAAAGAGCTAAGTTTCACTGGGTGAGTCTCTTGGAACTCATCCAAGTTCTCATCAAAGATTGAAAGAGGAAaagattgattaaaaaaaaaacaaagctatcTTGGGAGATTTTCTCAAAGGTTACATATTTGGCACAACATGAATAATCAAGAAGacccccagatttttttttctggttggaTCCTAACAGGAGACAAATTTCAGGATTCTGCAGGAGATAGGGAGAAAGGAGACGGTATTAAGCAGGCCTCGGGGAGGTGCATCAAGGGCAACTTCTTCAGGGATTgtatttctaaatttgttttacTAGTAACTCAAAGCAAACCTTGGGCCAGACCATGGCTTCCTCCTTGTTTGAACTTCTTTAAGTGAAGAAGTCTAAGTTAGAGGTTCGTGAAGTTCCTTACAAGTTATTAGTCTGTGATTCTCCAGTCATTGACTGATGTGTGTTGGGTTAGCATGGAGATGCATCATCTACATTAATGTCCCTAGAGTGTCACTCCCATACTCTCAGGGAAATTATTTAGAAAAGGTCAATGTTGCTCCCTACTTCTCTTCTTCAGCCACTCTTACCTCTTCTGTGCCAACTCCAACCATCACCTCACTGATTTGATTACAGTAGAACTAGTCTCATCCTTCTTGATATCATCTCTATGCCAAGATAGTTCCATCCTTATAGACCATGCTCCTGGAACTGCAGGTCTCCCACAGACTCCTTAATGAATGTTCCCTCGGGCTGCTATGATTACCTCTCAGTATGGATCCCCCTGGGCCAAGAAGTTAGGCTCAGAAAAGTGAGTCAAATGAGACCTGTTTCTCAAACAACTTAGTCCTGCAATCTTCACTTTGGAGTTCTGAGATCAAATCCCAGGGATATTGCCTGTTTTGCAATGACCATATTACATGCCATTAAAGAAACAACCCAACTCTCACATCCTCATCAATGCATGGAGAATAATAACTTGGGGATCCCGGAAAAGAATTGCCTCTTGAAAACCTATTGGCCAGAATATTTGTCATTATTCACCATTTGCCTTACAGTCTAGCAACCTAACCCACATAGGTATCATTCCTTTTCTGCTGAACATCTCCATCTTCAACCCTCCTACCATTACCAGACACCAGAGTGACCACAATTAGTTCATTGTTGTAACCACTGCTTACCAACTATTGAAAATACTATTCCCAGTTTTAATTCACTGTTAAAATTATTGATTTATGTGCATTGTGAACGCATGTGTCTATATttatgtgcacaggcacacaggtgtccacaaaggccagaagacggcaccagacccTCTggcactgaagttacaggcagttatgagctgccagaggtggatgctgggacttaaactcaggtcctctgtatgaGCAGCAAGCCTTCTTTACTGTTGAGCAACCCCCTGTATCTCTGAAAATGCTATTCTAAATCAGTATTTCAAATCCCCAGCAGCAGGTTTGCTGCCAGTACTCAACCCAGTCCACCACCATTTTACCCTGGACACAGTAATGAGACAAGCTTGGTTTTTCATAAAATGTTTCTactctcatttttttcaaaattccttTTATCAGTACCTGAACTTTGACCTCAGCTGAGTACTGTCTCCAAGTGTGTACTCAGATAGATTCAGAGTCCAGATAAATTCAAGATAATTGCATTTATCCACTGAGTGTGAGTGTAAAACATTTGACTTTTGTAATTGATATAAAGGTGCTTACTTTTTTCATTTCAGAGCAAGAGATAAGTGCAAAGTAGTTGTTAAATTAACcttaagagaaggaaaaaaaaaacaaaaaaaaagagaaggaaataatcaattatattaagaaacaaacagctcatgaagggactggtcttGTGGAACCATAGCCATAGGATCTCCATGGCTCGAGGCCACAGCAGGATGTCCAAGAGGACTTTTGGTAAGGGTCcatccctcttcccaaataaaagtctaaacaggaagccattgaaaagaacttttaaaattgtgataGGGATGCCAGTGTGTATCTCTCCATAGTTGATGGCTTCTGATAGGGGTAGTGATGGGAAAAGGACTCAGCTTTCTTTAATGGGTTGGTCACTGGGCGCTTGACCATGTTCCATTGAGTATATGAGCAAACACAAGACAGTGctggctatttttttctttcttctttattttggaaAGAGGTCACAAGGGTGGGTGTGAACCTAGGTGTAATGAAAAGTGAGTGTGATCAGGGTGTATTACATGAAATGCCcaaataaccaaattaaaaaaaactatattggaaaaagaaaaaaagaaacaaatcacatTAAGTggacataaaatacatgaaatccCTGAGGCTTTAAAAGCTTCCTGTGGGAAGCATAGCATTGGAGACCAAAGCATAAAACACACATTGTTTCTAAGTGCTAATAGAATTCCATGATGGGCAGGTTCTAGATCTTACTACCTCTGAAATACCCTACTATTCACTGGGATAGATAAGTTGCAGCAATCCTTCAATACAATGCTGTATTTTCTATAATTCTAAACAAGGAACCGTAGTCTATCTGAACCCTGAAAGTAATACTGGGGCTACTCAGAGTAGCAAGGTAAATGCTCCGaaattctcctttccttctacaCGTCACATTAGTCCTTCTGCATTCCCATGTTTGTCAGCCAAGCTTTGAGAAGAACTACACATCATTTCTACATTTGATGTGATATCTCCATTTATAAGTCTGAAAGCATGGTATTCACTGAGTAGATTACACACTCCATATCTCATGTCTCTCAGGTTATTAATCAGATGAGGTCAAATACCTGAGCATAGAGGTCAAATACCTGAGCATAGAGGTAGGAGATGCTATCTAGCATCAAGTGGAAGAGGAATGTATACCATAAgttgaaatcagaaacaaagaatgatttttaaaatcatctatgTAAAAATTTTATGTGAGATAGGACATACTAAGTACAAAACTCATCAGCTCATTAGTAAAATTTTCCAATAATACCACATGTCTATGAGAAATTAGAAGTGAATAAACAAATGCTTTATAAGGTTAGGGACATTTAAGATGAGTGAGAAAAAGAACCACTAAGAGCCAGAGTTGGTGGATGAGTACAAGCAAGCTGTTTCCTGGACGTAGTAGCGCAGATACACATATGAATGCACATCACTTATGACACCATGCATAAGACTTGCATAAGATCTtgccagaccaaatcccagcatggagaggagAGGTGAATACCAAGACTTACTCTTAGCTGAGTTTATTTGCAACTGGTAGCtttgggagagggggaaaggacaGTTTTTTTAAAGAGCACAGCCCCTCACAGGTCCACCAAGGTGCAGTGGAAGGCCACATACCCAAGGATGTATGGGCATCACAAACAGAACTTGAagggtttaaatttttttaaaaaaaggaataaagatgaGGCAAAGTTGAGTTGTGTAGGGAAGTAGAGTAGAACAGGGAGGATGCGGGGAGAGTGAATGAAACCAAAATCAATTGTCGGAAACTTGCAAGCAGCTAAGGAGGATGAGGAAACATCCCGAATTTACGTGATTGTAAGTTTCTCTTCCTCTAAAAATTTATCATgctgtatttataaataatacgTCATTTTAAAATTGCACCCTATAGGTTACAAAAATACTCTCAGATGCAGCTAAAATGTACCTGATAGATAGGAAAATGATATCATAGGTCATTCTGAAAAATAACTTGGCAGGCTTGCATTCAGTGAACAGGGTTCTTACTACTTTTACCTTTCTTTGCTACCTAATGTACTAAAGTTAAGACAAAGTACAAATATCCTGCATGAGGAATGCTGGTCTTACCGCAAGCATACTGCGATTGGTGTGTTCACTTTTAGTCCCAACCTTTTCATCCTGTCTGTTCAACTAGAGTCGTTATTCACATTGGCAAGGTGGCTATAAGCTGGCATGAATATTTAGCTCCATACATGGCATTAGGCACTTGTAAAATGGGATGCTATTGGTTgtacaaaatgaaatatacaatACTTCTTGCCAGAGACAGCCTGAGAGATTCCAGATCCCTGCGGTATTGTCTGGCCACTCAAAGGGCATGTAGAGGGTTGAAGATCCAATAACATTATACACAAAGTATATAAATGCTGTTTGCATATTTTGAAAAGCACTGTGTGATGATAGCCTCAACTTATGTTATAAAGAGAAAGACCCCAAGATGGTTAGGAGATAAAACAATTGCACAGCAAAAGGCAAAGGTAGCTTAGAGTTTTATGAATGGATTTATGAAAGGCATTTTATCCTGCTAGAGTTAAAGGATAGTAATATAATTTTTGCCACAgttatttgacttttttaaaagtctgtttatTTGTTCACATACTTATTCttctcaaaaaaatgaataaatatccaTGGTATGGTATTCCTtgctttccttagttgtgatatgACTAGTTCTAGCTCCACAGCTGATACGTAAGCATCCTATCCTACCATAGAACATGAACCTCATAGAAATGGAAGCCCATAGACTTAACTACAGTGATGCAAGCCACTACCAGGACAACACAGCTCCCGGAAGTTCTTTAGTGctaacaacacagaaaacaattcttTTGAAATCATAATCAGTAGCCTATGTGAAGATAGAGGCATAGGAGACAAAGGATGGGGGTCTCAAATAATAGTGAAAGAATGGAGTGCTGTGCCCAGCACTGAAGAACATAGGGTTAATGATCCTGTCTGAATCTTCCAGTTAAACAAGGAGGACATGAAGCACAGCTCAGGAGGAGACACTTAATTGGAATGCTTCAACTAGGCTGCATAATACCCCACAAAGGAGAGATTAGTGTACAGATAAGCAGTCACTGGATGTGGGAAATGTAAAACTATAACATTTATATAGTTTCTAAGATTCCTATTACTgcacccattttacagattaggAAACTTGAGGCAGAGATTTTCAATATGTCGCCTAAGCTCACAAAGCAAGTGAATATGAGATTAACATTTGAACCAATGCAGGAAATCTTAACCTCTTTTCTATTTAACACTGTGAGGTAACAAGGTCAATTCGAACATTTATTAATCATTGGAATTTTAGAATATTCTGTTACAGGCATTTTAAGataaagagaaaccagaaaacaaatatttttccccaataagtagaaaaaaaaaaacctgcggGAATTTGACCAATAAATTTCCTTTCTTCGGAATAATCAGAATATTCTCTGCCAGGTCTGGATCATGATGCTTTTCAAAGTGCTGCAATCCCCGAATCAAAACTCCCTCAGCTGGAAGGAATGTGAGCAGCTATCCCTGCCAGCCACTGAGATTTCACACAGAGATGAGGCCGAGGTGACTCTGCCAGGGTCGACTAGACATCTGGATGACAGCTTGTTGAGTCTGGCTCTTGATGGCAATTCCAGAAATCCTTCTAACTTAGTTGTGCCAATAGTGAAACAATAATCCTTAGTCAGTGGGATAAGACAAAGGCTTTCTAGAGTATTTTAGGCTAGACATGATTGCACAGCtgtgtgagtttaaggcctgtcTGGTATATACAGTGAATCCCAAGCCAAGCTGGGATACAGGTTCAACtcaactcatacacacacacacacacactcacacacctgtgTATATATGGACGTAATAATCACCAATCCTGATGTGGAGAGTATTAGAAAATCATTGCATTTAGTTTTGTAGTGGGGCATATGTAAGAATGAGAAAGATGAGATGTATTCACACCGTCCCCAGTCTCTGCCAAGGCTTTGGTTCCGTCATTCTAATATCCAGACCACCCCTAAGTGGGTGGCTGGTGACTCAGGATTCACAGATCTCTAAAGTGCAGAGATGCGGTTCTGTCAAGCTTAAAACAGGGGGTGGGGCTGATTCCATAGCTTTGTGTGGTGTTTCCCTTTCTGTTGTTTACAGGCACGCCTTTCCTGAGAcacctgtcattttttttctgctcctcctACAAAGACGACTTCAAATTCCCTCTAAGATAATATCTATGGCACTGAAAGAGAGCTCAGACAACATGCTCAACTCTGCTGCTCTTGAGCCAAAGGGAACTAGGTGAGCAGTTCTAGTCTTCAGCCACTCCCTGAGACTTAAATCCTGCTGAGGTGGCCCTGGGACGGTGACTCAAGATTACTGGACTCG
The window above is part of the Microtus ochrogaster isolate Prairie Vole_2 unplaced genomic scaffold, MicOch1.0 UNK35, whole genome shotgun sequence genome. Proteins encoded here:
- the LOC101984920 gene encoding olfactory receptor 6N1-like, with translation MDHVNHTWTHTFILAGFTPTGTLQHLAIFGILCIYLLTLAGNLFIIVLVQADSGLSTPMYFFISVLSFLELWYVSTTVPTLLHTLLHGRSPIASTACFVQLYVFHSLGMTECYLLGVMALDRYLAICRPLHYHVLMSRQVQLRLVAGTWVAGFSAALVPASLTATLPYCLKEVAHYFCDLAPVMQLACVDTSWHARVYITVIGMINTCNLVLILGLYGGIVKAVLKLPSAASRAKAFSTCSSHITVVTLFFGSAFIVYVGPPEIRAEGRGKLIALVYTFLTPFLNPIIYTLRNKEVKEAVKRVKQRIKALLN